In Deinococcus sp. QL22, the following are encoded in one genomic region:
- a CDS encoding NAD(P)-dependent oxidoreductase gives MNAPSNHSHQSSVYPRRILITGAAGEIGSTLRSQLRDFLPGSQTVLRLTDARDLGPARGGDTQSGEEVQLADLTDFAAMQAVMQGVDAVIHLGGIANEDRYGRIRDVNIDGTYHVLEAARLAGVQRVAFASSIHTVGMYPRTPIGPPIGPNVPVRPDTHYGISKVYGEALGRMYAEKFALEFVSVRICSFQQEPQDARHLSTWLSHRDAAQLFARAVTAPSSALPDGFRIVAGISGNTRRWMTDEGWAEIGYAPQDDAEAYAEAVGHLHGDPADITEQRQGGIFAAPDYVGLAAVGEGQ, from the coding sequence ATGAATGCCCCCAGCAATCACTCCCATCAATCCAGCGTTTACCCCCGCCGAATCCTGATCACTGGAGCCGCCGGAGAAATCGGTAGCACCCTGAGAAGCCAGTTGCGCGACTTTTTACCCGGTTCCCAGACCGTATTACGCCTGACCGACGCCCGCGACCTCGGCCCGGCGCGGGGTGGAGACACCCAGTCAGGCGAAGAAGTGCAATTGGCCGACCTGACCGATTTTGCCGCCATGCAAGCAGTCATGCAGGGCGTGGACGCCGTGATTCATCTGGGAGGCATTGCCAACGAAGACCGCTACGGACGCATCCGGGACGTGAACATAGACGGCACCTATCATGTGCTGGAAGCGGCGCGGCTTGCAGGCGTGCAGCGCGTGGCCTTTGCCAGCAGCATTCACACGGTGGGGATGTATCCCCGCACCCCGATTGGCCCCCCAATTGGCCCCAATGTGCCCGTGCGCCCCGATACCCACTACGGCATCAGCAAGGTGTACGGCGAGGCGCTGGGACGCATGTACGCTGAAAAATTCGCACTGGAATTCGTGTCGGTGCGGATCTGCTCGTTTCAGCAGGAGCCGCAGGACGCCCGCCACCTGTCGACGTGGCTGTCTCACCGCGACGCCGCCCAACTGTTTGCCCGCGCAGTCACCGCACCTTCCAGCGCCCTGCCAGACGGCTTCCGAATCGTGGCAGGCATCAGCGGCAACACCCGCCGCTGGATGACCGATGAAGGCTGGGCCGAGATTGGCTACGCGCCGCAGGACGATGCCGAAGCCTACGCAGAGGCCGTGGGCCACCTTCACGGCGACCCGGCAGACATCACGGAACAGCGGCAGGGCGGGATCTTTGCCGCGCCGGATTATGTGGGCCTGGCCGCTGTGGGAGAAGGACAATGA
- a CDS encoding DUF937 domain-containing protein, with protein MTLLDQIQSYFGAGAAEQLGRAVNLSPDQARTALHAGLPLQLDAIVDHASSAEGREQLVDAVQNLPQFASVQDALNDADGASNLERAGEMLAPVLLGGHADRITQSVAAKLTAGHTDAGVIGGLHSGAQRLMQMALPLLLSFLGQRGLNAGNVTTMLPSMKGGLAGLAGMGAAGAGLVGAGLAGTGLAGAGALAAGLGKPDLTIPEVKLSELNKPELNKPELGKINLSPTEIATPDLHKPNLGAIGGGAVGGLAAAGAAGLAGAALTSGNLLDFLKGQFTPAVAEQVGKSAGFGGSTASRATLAALPLVLNALINKGRTESGANDVLNMARPLGHLAAADGTLNTNLLNDGAETARIEGQGRGLLGGLFGNVEAVTGRLGTALGGSGANAGRLLAILTPLVLSMLGNRARAGGVGAGAFSGLLGGMGGSLAGLLPTGLSSLGGLLGAGALGAGAVGAAATTVAAAVPPAPRPVTPPATPPVVTPAVVREPERKRGGFPWWLIPLALLLLLGGCWVLNRNPASTTGTGTSTGNTAGAAVGGIVVTNPTSDSNLPAAEFTMSGTGTAGDTLTIADQGQEVATSTVGADGQWTAAIPAPTVGEHTYSITGADGTAKSEFKVNITDDAASTEPTGTDAASTGDSGTGDFSITEPAAGAILPAGDFALSGTGTAGQEIEVFDGDTSLGKVTVDEGGNWTLPVTGAVAGARAYAIKGADGTELATLSATVGDAAVGDAATEAPADEAAAPADDSAADNTAGAAAPAAADFSITTPAADAQLPAGGFTLSGQGTPGASVEIFEDDVSLGNVTVGADGAWTKDVPSPAEGAHTYAVKGSDGTELTTVRATVAAATASAGGAAQVCAEDYTLSITDGQTVKEPFRFGGVGGGEGYSVTVKRGERLVGTKNIQLDASCGWAYESRPGAGTVTYEVRPLGDANAEPLSTVNLTVAE; from the coding sequence ATGACCTTACTGGATCAAATCCAAAGCTATTTTGGAGCCGGAGCCGCAGAGCAGTTGGGCCGCGCCGTCAATCTGTCGCCAGACCAGGCCCGCACCGCGCTGCACGCTGGTTTACCCCTGCAACTCGACGCTATCGTTGACCACGCCTCCTCTGCGGAAGGCCGCGAACAACTTGTGGATGCCGTGCAAAACCTGCCCCAATTTGCCAGCGTACAGGACGCTCTGAACGACGCCGACGGAGCCAGCAATCTGGAACGGGCCGGAGAAATGCTCGCCCCAGTGTTGCTGGGCGGGCACGCAGATCGAATTACGCAATCGGTGGCGGCCAAACTCACGGCGGGCCACACAGACGCCGGAGTCATCGGCGGTCTGCACAGCGGGGCGCAGCGTCTGATGCAGATGGCGCTGCCGCTATTGCTCAGCTTTTTGGGCCAGCGCGGTCTGAATGCAGGCAACGTGACCACCATGCTGCCGAGTATGAAGGGCGGCCTGGCGGGCCTTGCCGGGATGGGCGCTGCCGGAGCCGGACTGGTGGGGGCAGGCTTGGCCGGAACTGGGCTGGCCGGAGCGGGTGCGCTGGCCGCTGGCCTCGGCAAACCTGATCTGACCATTCCGGAAGTGAAGTTGTCAGAACTGAACAAGCCAGAGCTGAATAAACCGGAACTGGGCAAGATCAACTTGAGTCCCACTGAAATTGCCACACCTGATCTGCATAAGCCCAATCTGGGGGCAATTGGCGGTGGCGCTGTCGGAGGGCTGGCCGCTGCTGGAGCCGCTGGTTTGGCCGGAGCAGCACTGACCTCGGGTAACCTGCTGGACTTTCTCAAGGGTCAATTTACGCCTGCGGTGGCCGAGCAAGTGGGCAAATCGGCGGGCTTTGGCGGCAGTACGGCCAGCCGCGCCACCCTCGCCGCGCTGCCTCTGGTGCTCAACGCTCTGATCAACAAGGGCCGCACCGAATCGGGCGCAAACGACGTGTTGAATATGGCCCGCCCGCTGGGGCATCTGGCCGCAGCCGACGGCACCCTAAACACCAACCTGCTCAACGACGGCGCTGAAACAGCCCGGATCGAGGGTCAGGGACGCGGGTTGCTGGGCGGCTTATTTGGCAACGTAGAGGCCGTCACCGGGCGACTCGGTACGGCGCTGGGGGGCAGCGGTGCAAACGCTGGGCGGCTCCTGGCGATCCTGACGCCGCTGGTGCTGAGCATGCTGGGCAACCGCGCCCGTGCAGGTGGCGTGGGTGCAGGCGCATTCTCTGGCCTGTTGGGTGGAATGGGTGGCAGCCTGGCCGGTCTGTTGCCTACTGGCCTCTCCAGTCTGGGCGGCCTGCTCGGTGCTGGTGCGCTGGGTGCTGGTGCAGTGGGTGCAGCGGCCACAACGGTTGCAGCGGCAGTCCCGCCTGCTCCCCGTCCGGTCACGCCCCCGGCGACTCCGCCTGTGGTCACGCCCGCAGTCGTCAGGGAGCCGGAACGCAAACGCGGCGGCTTTCCCTGGTGGCTGATTCCGTTGGCGCTGCTGCTGCTCTTGGGTGGGTGCTGGGTTCTGAACCGCAATCCTGCGTCCACAACGGGCACAGGCACCAGTACAGGCAACACAGCGGGCGCGGCGGTGGGCGGCATCGTGGTCACCAACCCCACGTCTGATTCCAACCTGCCTGCCGCCGAATTCACCATGAGTGGCACGGGCACGGCGGGTGACACGCTCACCATTGCCGACCAGGGCCAGGAAGTCGCCACCTCTACCGTCGGTGCAGACGGTCAGTGGACGGCGGCCATTCCCGCGCCCACAGTAGGCGAGCACACCTACAGCATCACGGGTGCAGACGGCACGGCCAAGAGTGAATTCAAGGTCAACATCACCGACGACGCGGCCAGCACTGAGCCAACCGGAACCGATGCGGCTTCGACGGGCGACTCTGGTACGGGCGACTTCAGCATCACCGAACCCGCTGCGGGCGCGATCCTGCCCGCCGGAGACTTTGCCCTGAGTGGCACGGGCACCGCTGGACAGGAAATCGAAGTGTTCGACGGCGACACCAGCCTCGGCAAAGTCACGGTAGACGAGGGCGGCAACTGGACATTGCCCGTGACTGGCGCGGTTGCCGGAGCGCGGGCCTACGCCATTAAAGGCGCAGACGGCACCGAACTCGCCACCCTGAGCGCCACTGTCGGAGACGCTGCTGTGGGCGACGCCGCTACCGAAGCGCCTGCCGACGAAGCCGCCGCACCTGCTGACGACAGTGCCGCTGACAACACTGCGGGCGCTGCTGCCCCCGCTGCCGCCGACTTCTCCATCACCACCCCCGCTGCCGACGCCCAATTGCCCGCAGGCGGCTTTACCCTCAGTGGTCAGGGCACACCCGGAGCCAGCGTAGAAATCTTTGAAGACGACGTGAGTCTCGGCAACGTCACGGTAGGCGCAGACGGCGCCTGGACGAAAGACGTCCCCAGTCCTGCCGAAGGCGCGCACACCTACGCCGTGAAGGGCAGCGACGGCACCGAGTTGACCACCGTCCGCGCAACTGTGGCCGCCGCAACGGCCTCTGCTGGTGGCGCTGCTCAGGTGTGCGCCGAGGACTACACCCTCAGCATCACCGACGGCCAAACCGTCAAGGAACCCTTCCGCTTTGGCGGCGTGGGCGGCGGCGAAGGCTACAGCGTCACCGTCAAACGCGGCGAACGCTTGGTCGGCACCAAAAACATTCAGTTGGACGCCAGCTGTGGCTGGGCCTACGAGAGTCGCCCCGGTGCGGGCACGGTCACCTACGAGGTTCGTCCTCTGGGTGATGCCAACGCGGAGCCTCTCAGCACGGTAAATCTGACCGTCGCGGAGTAA
- a CDS encoding Sir2 family NAD-dependent protein deacetylase, producing MLTLDQARAALASARRVAVLTGAGVSAESGIPTFRDAQTGHWARFRPEDLASPDAYHRDPDLVWQWYAGRYADVTRAQPNAAHTLLAQLEREKGTGFFLATQNVDGLHARAGSGTGGGQMVELHGSLASARDEVTGEVFALPDPAELVTPPTSPAGNRMRPHIVWFGEYLSPDVLEAAQVAFYEAEVALILGTSGLVYPAAGLARHTQQGGGVVIEVNTADTDLTAQMNFSLRDLASSGLARLMGAG from the coding sequence ATGCTCACTCTGGATCAGGCCCGCGCTGCTCTCGCTTCTGCTCGCCGGGTAGCTGTCCTGACCGGAGCGGGCGTAAGTGCCGAGAGCGGCATTCCTACCTTCCGTGACGCCCAGACCGGGCATTGGGCGCGGTTCCGGCCCGAAGACTTGGCGAGTCCTGACGCGTACCACCGCGACCCCGACCTGGTGTGGCAGTGGTACGCGGGCCGCTACGCCGATGTGACCCGTGCCCAACCCAACGCTGCGCACACCTTGCTGGCGCAACTGGAGCGTGAAAAGGGTACCGGCTTTTTCCTGGCGACCCAGAATGTAGATGGTCTGCACGCCCGCGCAGGCAGCGGCACGGGCGGCGGGCAGATGGTGGAACTGCACGGGAGCCTCGCCAGCGCCCGCGATGAGGTCACGGGTGAAGTGTTCGCCTTGCCCGACCCCGCCGAGTTGGTCACGCCGCCCACCTCGCCTGCCGGAAACCGCATGCGCCCCCACATCGTCTGGTTTGGAGAGTACCTGTCCCCAGATGTGCTGGAGGCTGCCCAGGTCGCGTTCTATGAGGCGGAAGTGGCCCTGATTCTGGGCACCAGCGGCCTGGTGTATCCGGCGGCAGGGCTGGCCCGCCACACCCAACAGGGCGGCGGCGTGGTCATAGAGGTCAATACGGCAGACACCGACTTGACCGCTCAGATGAATTTCAGCCTGCGCGATCTGGCCTCAAGCGGGCTGGCACGGCTGATGGGGGCGGGGTAG
- a CDS encoding RNA 2'-phosphotransferase: protein MTDKHLSDKHLSHQLSYLLRHAPHEAGLTLAPGGWVPLEPVLAHLHVTREQVARVVAASDKQRFSLGTDARTGSERVRANQGHSVPVDLELVPTLPPAVLYHGTYPDALPAIRATGLKAMNRHHVHLSPDTATATKVGTRRGLPVVLTVHAGQMHTAGHLFYVSSNGVWLTEHVPSEFVEFPQG, encoded by the coding sequence ATGACCGACAAGCACCTATCCGACAAGCACCTGTCACACCAGCTGTCGTATTTGCTGCGGCACGCGCCGCATGAGGCGGGCCTGACGCTCGCGCCGGGTGGTTGGGTTCCGCTGGAGCCTGTGCTGGCGCATCTGCATGTCACCCGTGAGCAGGTGGCACGGGTGGTGGCAGCCAGCGACAAACAACGCTTCAGCCTCGGCACCGATGCCCGCACAGGCAGCGAGCGCGTCCGGGCCAATCAGGGCCACAGCGTCCCTGTAGACCTTGAACTGGTGCCCACGCTGCCGCCCGCCGTGCTGTATCACGGCACTTATCCCGACGCCCTGCCCGCCATCCGCGCCACTGGACTGAAGGCCATGAACCGCCACCATGTCCACCTCTCGCCCGATACCGCCACTGCCACCAAAGTCGGTACGCGGCGCGGCCTGCCTGTGGTGCTGACCGTCCACGCGGGCCAGATGCACACGGCCGGACACCTGTTTTATGTCAGTTCCAATGGCGTATGGCTCACTGAACATGTGCCATCAGAGTTCGTGGAGTTTCCACAGGGCTGA